Proteins found in one Maridesulfovibrio sp. genomic segment:
- a CDS encoding MltA domain-containing protein: MKNKVSIFKTLAVICLFSVLLCGCAAKIGPVSNQRPANQHTKTRVWKSKRDSGKFVAGPVRYSMLSGQSATIAARRISAKNQSLRTWRDMGPQIRKSIEYVQRNPSGGLALKRKELRLTWGQLRRSLEDLERLLPRLDRNPELLGKYFVWYELQSGAEMTGYYTPVIEASLTKKGPYKYPVYRLPPDLRKARPGQTHPWSEQLRKAYRVENGKILPYHSRRAIDVNKVLAGRGLEVAWLKDPVDLFYMHVQGGGVLRLPDGRLRTAVFSGSNGRPFKGLGSIMLHSGVLKKSQLSRSKIKAWLLKHPKQMWELMANNESYIFFKVTRGQPQAAIGKPLKSLISLASDPKLIPLGSIVGFRTDIYPERGRPARRINGVGLAQDTGKAIRGTRLDYYIGTGNEFKYPAHHLKTHVPVYLLISKSALRR; encoded by the coding sequence ATGAAGAATAAAGTTTCCATCTTTAAAACACTGGCGGTCATCTGTCTGTTTTCAGTGCTGCTTTGCGGTTGTGCTGCCAAGATCGGCCCTGTGTCCAATCAGCGGCCTGCAAATCAGCATACAAAGACCAGAGTCTGGAAAAGTAAAAGGGACAGCGGAAAGTTTGTTGCCGGTCCGGTTCGCTATTCCATGCTTTCCGGACAATCGGCTACCATTGCCGCGCGCCGGATATCTGCAAAAAATCAGAGTTTGCGTACATGGCGCGATATGGGGCCGCAGATTCGCAAATCAATCGAATACGTGCAGCGCAACCCGTCCGGGGGGCTGGCCCTGAAACGCAAGGAGTTGCGTTTGACATGGGGGCAATTGCGTAGATCCCTTGAAGACCTCGAAAGACTGTTACCCCGCCTTGACCGGAATCCGGAGTTGCTTGGCAAGTATTTTGTCTGGTATGAACTTCAGTCCGGTGCGGAAATGACCGGATATTATACCCCGGTTATAGAGGCCAGCCTGACTAAAAAAGGACCGTATAAATATCCTGTTTACAGGTTGCCCCCTGATCTTCGCAAAGCACGTCCGGGACAGACCCATCCCTGGTCGGAACAGTTGCGCAAGGCTTACCGGGTTGAAAACGGTAAGATACTGCCGTATCATTCCCGCCGTGCTATCGATGTAAATAAAGTTCTCGCCGGACGCGGGTTAGAAGTTGCATGGCTTAAGGACCCTGTGGATCTTTTCTATATGCATGTGCAGGGGGGCGGAGTTCTGCGTCTTCCTGACGGGCGATTGCGTACAGCCGTTTTCAGCGGTAGTAATGGACGTCCTTTTAAAGGTCTGGGCAGCATCATGCTCCACAGCGGAGTGCTCAAGAAAAGTCAGCTTTCCCGCAGCAAGATAAAAGCCTGGCTGCTCAAGCATCCTAAACAGATGTGGGAGCTGATGGCTAATAATGAAAGCTACATTTTTTTCAAGGTAACCCGAGGTCAACCGCAGGCGGCTATTGGTAAGCCTCTTAAGTCACTGATAAGTCTGGCAAGCGACCCTAAACTGATTCCACTTGGCTCCATCGTGGGGTTCCGTACGGATATTTATCCTGAAAGAGGGCGTCCCGCTCGTCGTATTAACGGAGTGGGGCTGGCTCAGGATACAGGTAAAGCCATCAGAGGCACACGCCTTGACTACTACATCGGGACAGGTAATGAATTTAAATATCCCGCACATCACCTAAAAACGCATGTGCCTGTATATTTATTGATAAGTAAATCTGCTCTGCGTAGATAG